The stretch of DNA aacgctccatccttttatatcatttggtatgtgtgaagtaggcgcctcctactcgattgtcatgcagcttgccggtgaacgaacgaatcgggcgcgaaaaagaaatgacgtcaatttcggcctaggtatcttctgtttggatagtggttgagattttttaattgttcgattgttagttacatgatatatattattttattcaatgtgaaaaattattatggagtgccgacaacgtatgatgcaaacatctcatcaatccatcatgaaattaatgagcaataagcgtttgaaattggacgggtcgctcatttattttctaaccgggaagcagttgacatactacgctgcgcttttatgtacatgaaaaaccacttttaacatgcggggggaaaatcttatatgaaaattgccagatttcaatgttgccaagcgtagttattgatgattaacccttccgttacgagcgtcgtctatagacgacatgaaattcatactgctcttcgatcacaccagcgcgatgtgcatacttttcggcgcagtgctccgtacaggggtagcacttcggtggagcacactgccgtaatgaaagggttaaaccgacgccgaaccgaatagcgatgaacgcacccatatcacgaacttcgacatttgatttgctattatggtgctactcgcccgtgtagttcgcgcaaaggcatcggcaaaatattattttagaaaattccttgaggcatgaccggagccgtttcgctatatatatgcatacatatgtcattcgcctcccttaccgcatccagtcaggttggttgatggaaagtatgtttctgacgtgataagtttcctgttagttgcacatgatcaaagaaaatataaaagtaaacagtatttttgatcgtagttttatatcatttttatgataagtggaaaacaataaattaaactctttcgtttcaaagcaatatcgaaagtcctgaaaaggactggaatggttaaatgggttgtacggaatctgctgcgtgctaatgtgaggtttcagtcggatgtagcagttgttaactttttggcagcggtagttttttccgagtcgctgctgctttccttggctttggcatcttcggcttctgtgcgtcggtttgcaagggtttcgttgacaccataacggtgagctaaacaacggatagcgggtttgatacactggatgttgtcatgtggaaccttgcgatacactcttcctcaaccggatcctttgtctcctttacctccataaccgcatccaattgtattggttgatgtgaacaggagtaccagcaatgcacactagaatcacatatgtttatcgatctgagcgtccaacaagaatgagaaatctgactgagtagcagcagcagcagcagtagagaaagagagcatgcctgaaactctctactcatgatgtttgttgttgccaacagtagtggaccgatgcgaaacacagctcgattgttgaggttcagccttgatgtttaccgccgctgctgctgctactgccacttatgtgagacacagctcaattgttggccgctaaTAATTAAATACTGTACTTTtacgatgccaagaaacgttctcgcacttctgacggagagagcgtgcctgaaacgatccgctcgtgatgcttgctgctgccactagtagtagatcggtttcaacaaccgttgctactgtttgccgctgtttatgctgccatagaagctcgcattttgaccgctcaacttctatgctcgtctatatattagccgctttcactgtTGTTGCTCTCCACtcgttgttgtccgttccacgtccgttgtaagaatgaatgagatccacgaatgctccttccttttatatcatttggtatgtgtgaagtaggcgcctcctactcgattgccatgcagcttgccggtgagagaacgaatcgggcgtgaaaaagaaatgacgtcaatttcgaccaatcaggactgggtatctctgtttggataggggttgaattttttcaattgttcgatagttagttatatgatatatactattttattcaatgtgaaaaattgttatggagtgccgtaatcgtttgatgcaaaaatctcatcaatccatcatgaaatgaatgagtgacaagcgtttgaaattggacatttttcatgatgcgatcgattttcatttttcaatttgtaccccaatatgttcccgaaagacgtaatcctacgtcaaaacggtggtcgatctgagaaagtggtacggaatttctttaaataacgaccaacaaatgggaacaccaaagttactttgcgtcttataggtcgaataagacacgaagcaaccaggaaacgatgtcctactcatacattaaggcagaatcggttgttccagtaacgaagaggcatattgcgctcatcttgaatgagtcaccaaacataatGTGGAAGAAACCACAAGGGAAActgaaactgaccgccacccataagcagaaccatctcattttcgccaggcaatacatggaatggagaaatgttgtattttccgtcaaaaaaagttcaattcggatggtccggactgttacagttgctattggtacaatttaagtcaacggcatgccgtgagatcgaagcgaaactagGAGGGCGGAAGTTtaacagtgtggggagccgtttcctatcatagcaagcttctcatttgtttcattttcacccaaatgaactccgaaaagtatctttaattactggaggacgttttgattggccatattgagaataaggCAACGTTTCCAAGCATCGAAGCCATAGTTTACCGAGAagaacattccgcttcttgaatgacctgctggcagtcgattgcaatcccatagagaacctatggagaatcttggtcgagatggtctatgcaaacggatgacaatttgacaacatttccagtctcaaggcagtaatccaggaatgttgggctataatcaatatggcaacacctcaaaagctgtctgactagatgccaaatcgagttttcaaagtgatccgaaaccTACAATCGACATTGATCAACGGTTGTTGGCGATGTGGATTGCATCCGTTACATACTTATGCTGTTAATTGGTTAGGTCTGATTGGAAAATCCAGTAAAGCATCTTCATCGCAAGTTATGTTGCCAATAAATAAACGACATATTACTATtgtaatttattcaattattgattTCGACTCATTTCACTTGCTtaaaacataaaacattatCAAATCTACTATTTAAAATGATTCATTATTATAACAATTTGATTATTGGAATTAGGAACATCAATTAACGGAATTAGGAAAATGACGTTTTTGCCGGTTGGAATTAGGACCGAAAGGTGCGAAATATTTTCCATCATGATGGGTGGTTTGAATACAGCAACGCTTCTATTCGTATGTTTATTGGCAGTGGAACAAGTACCAAGCAAGTAGCACATTTAAGAACATTATATTCGTGTAAGCAATATTTTTTAGAGTACACAAACGTTAAATATTGCCTTAGCTGGGCGCTATATGGGTACTTCACGGTATTTATCATTTTGTTATTACATTAAAGACTGAAGTTACACCAAATTTGCTGAAATGCACGGTGAATGGCGACTTTACGGTATATTGAATCAGAATAATGATTTCATGATCTTTCACCACTGTCGTTTAATAGTCTGCCCTACCCAGATTACCCAAATGCATTATTTGCTAATGGATGTTCGGATACAGTAATTGATCCATATGGCATTGAAGATTATCTGTATTTGGGTTGTGGTGTGCGCTGCAAAATCAgttgttgaaaaaacatggaaaGAAAAACGTAAGATTTTGTAATATAGGTACTTTCAAGGAGAGTAGAGCAAGTCAGCTGAATACTGGTTGGGTACTTAGCGGTAAACGAAAGTGATTGTGTCTACATACATTAGGATAGGCGATAATATAAAAAGAACTTTGGAATATTTAGCGGAAAACACACACACGTGGACATTCAGACTCCTTTCCCATCCACTTCCTGCTGCTTGCAGTAATCGATCGCTTCGGTTAGGATCCGTTTCTCCACCACGCGGTATTGGACCAGCATCGTTTTAATGTGGCCTAGCTTCTGCGCGCCCTTTTGACCCTGACTGGCCAACAGTGTTTCGTCCTGCTCAAGAGTGGTACTGCTCATTCGAATGAGCAGCTGCAGCCTTATGGACAGGAACTTCCATACTTTCTCTCTGTGGGACGGCtcgagaacacatttcggatcGAGAAGGTTCCTGATGGTAGCATCCTCCTGGTCGATCCAGTGCGCTAGTTGCTCTTTGGTCATGTTGAATACACGTGCGAAAGCGAGGAGATCCGCGGAGATGCAGTTTGGTCCGCGGCACACGGTGAACTCCCCGACCACGGGGAGGTTCAATTTCTCGAGCAGTTGCTTGCGTTGTGCAAACAATTCCTCGGTGGAATTTAGGCTAAGTTGAATCGATACGTTGTTGTTATTATTGTCCGGAAAGATGAAACTATACAggagaaaaaaatgttaaatttgttaTCAACAAACCTTGCTCATTTCAACGATTTGTACCCATTATGGACAAGAAAATCCGCGTTGGTTCGGTTTCCATAGTAGATGAAGATTTGATCTCCCTTTTGAAAGTCCTTCAGTGCCAGACTTTCCACTCTCTGCTGTTGCTCGTTATAACCGGTGGTGATTTGCCCGTTTGTATGATTGGCCATATCCCAGAATGGAATGAGTACTGGGCTTGGGCCGAGTCCAGCATCGTTTGCCTCGCCTACATCTTCGCCATCGCCTTTTAGATTCACCGGTATTAtattctggcgggtcatcactGTTGAAGCGGCCCAGCTGCGAGATGAACAGAATGGAAAAAATACTTGAATGAGTACACATTAAACCTGAATAATGACGTATGCATTAAATAAATGGACTTATTTCGGAAACGACGAGAAAAAAACTACAATAGATTCGTCTATTTTCTTGTCGGTCACAACTGGAGGACGTTGCGAGGGTTGACAGTCTTCGGTACAACGTTTTTCTTCAGATGATCCATCATCTCCGGTGATCTCTTGGCATAATAGACCGAGGCCAGGTCCGGCCAAACGACTACATCCTTCTTCGGTTGATACTTCTTGATGAAGGCGGCAGCTTCCGACAGGCACTTTGtattatatatctccccgttcaccgcaAGCCCTGAAGGCAAGAACAGCGGCTTGGACTTTTCCTTCTCACTGATCATCAGTCACAGAAGGACCTTCTTTGGCAAGTGAGTTTGAGAGATACATTTGATGTCATCGTTTACCTTATTGGTGGGGGACACAAAATAACCGGTCCACGGCCAGTCGTTGCTGTCCAGCGTCAACTAGGTCGCGTCATCCATTATGACCACGACGCTTCGCCTGAAAGTTGATTTTCACCAGCATCTTCAGCTGCTTCTTCGCTCCGGGATGGAGCTGGTAGTACGAAACAAACAACGAGCATAGTTGCTTGACTGTTTTCACTGCCTTGATGATAACGCTGCCTTTTTTCTGTACACAACAGTGTTGTTTAGATTGGCGATGCATAGATGGATTCATTATCAGGTGGCAAAGTAATCGCATGAAAAGTCGCTAAAATCAGTCCATTTGCATACGTTATCCATAGTCGGATTTTGGAATATATTATACgacaatttgaacaaatttatcTTATTTAAAAAAACCTACGTTGAGCAGTAAACAAGCAGCAATGTTTGGATTGAGGAAATTCAGCAAAATACAGAGCTGAATTGTGTATGGTGatcatgaatttaaaaaatagtaaattAGGTAAAAATTGTTAAAAGATCAGCATCGTTTGCCGTCTAATGGGAAGCAGTAATATTCTGAATGACTTATTATGCTGGAACTAAAGAATGCATTCGATAAAAATTGATACGGATGTGTCGAAGTTAGCGCTCCAAATCCTTCCTACATCTCATCTGGAACTGTAAACGGCGAGGTAAACAAGACAGAGTGTCTTCAGAAGCGTATCAAGTCAGTTCATCTTTGTTCTGCCACTACGCTTGAAACGAGTTGGACTGGTAAGACGCTAACGGTGTAAATTTTGTGCCAAAAGAGTTCATTCATCTGAACTCCACCGGTTGGAAGACGTTTGTTCAGACGTCCGGTAAACGTGAGGTAAGCCGTTCATTAATTAGACACAAAAGATTCTACGTGCAACCGGGGATACCCTGGTAGTATTCTTGGCGTAGGACCACGTGTTtcattaaccccttcccgtattatttaatacgtcacacatcaagtgatttcactactgtgttgagcgttctagcgccctatgttatgcaagtacacctcGAGTCACCCCTTCAATCGATCGTGGCTATAAAGTCTTTGTTTTCATTATCTAATAAAAAATCGAATCTACCTGgtcaaaaaatttatttattataatattaggTAAAACACAAAAGAAATGAACTTAGAAGTTTAAAGCCCCTCAATAATAAACAACCCAACCCATCTGGTTTCGAGTGTCGTCGGTTTAACATCATTTCTTGGCGTGtggcagggttgccataataaaatctgtgtttttggtctaaaaaatctttttatctgtgttttttctcagaaaatctgtattaaccCTTTACGGTGGTTTGTCTactttcagccaccacagcaaaaggtatactaatattataatttatgcaacaattcATCAGTTcaaactttttctaaacgaagttTAATGTCTTGTGgacttattcacgaaccaaaacggtgctactaGGAATAatggataacggtactcagaataaataaaaattgccACCCGTGCTTaaggaaaggattaatggaaaaccccatgtattgcggcactgtgtagatgtaaagagcattgttctgtatgttcaaacagaaaaataaaaggCTACAGAcgtcaaactaattatttttgtgttacatacgaAAAAGAAtaatagcaaatatttttttaaacataaaaacattgtttagtaaatattGATCAGAAGTTTTCAAAACATGAAGGAACCTTGTTCATCCATCATAATCTCACATCACAGCTTACTCgtgtaaaaataattgcgaccagtacgacacacaaATTTAATACGCCCGCAAAggattaaatttataagttcagttttgaagcataatcttagctttagtatcattgattggcatagttattatgaatttgacgatgttgatggtatccacgtaaatccacgtattcactgtgctttagtaggaaaatGATAAacaatgttatttatttattgaaaggctagccgatgacgcagatttttgcatcttttcgccttagattgaacatgagaaagcagtactaaACGGTACATATGAATGATATAATggctctcattcagactgattcgaatgatatgtaaataaaattggtgagttagGAAAAATAT from Toxorhynchites rutilus septentrionalis strain SRP chromosome 3, ASM2978413v1, whole genome shotgun sequence encodes:
- the LOC129775852 gene encoding actin-histidine N-methyltransferase; protein product: MTGPMMATSGRKLSMSKQNELNSLVDALIKHSFLKTTNLNEQFKQYQDMHAVLERIRKVESELKLKINNGKARQSNIETFCRWAKENGCQFDGVQISEFSGFEMGLEATKDFREGDLFVTVPKKLIFSVTEDSKIPDIMKDIPVMMVQNLSNLMLALLLIVERFQPNSEWKPYLDVLPDRYSTVLYFSPAEMAELKGTSAFGSALSQCKNIARQYGFIKKFIQNKTALLKNNFTYDLYCWAASTVMTRQNIIPVNLKGDGEDVGEANDAGLGPSPVLIPFWDMANHTNGQITTGYNEQQQRVESLALKDFQKGDQIFIYYGNRTNADFLVHNGFIFPDNNNNNVSIQLSLNSTEELFAQRKQLLEKLNLPVVGEFTVCRGPNCISADLLAFARVFNMTKEQLAHWIDQEDATIRNLLDPKCVLEPSHREKVWKFLSIRLQLLIRMSSTTLEQDETLLASQGQKGAQKLGHIKTMLVQYRVVEKRILTEAIDYCKQQEVDGKGV